One window from the genome of Thermaerobacter marianensis DSM 12885 encodes:
- a CDS encoding gluconeogenesis factor YvcK family protein, protein MKLADWLLPGLRIKRWLVVFAAGLYLVALGGAMAAGADLWAAAAGWLRRPWLAVTGRFVPEPWPGVAVMALGGFLALGATYRLLRVVAELLTPAGGSNGGAVDRLVLRRRLDRGPRVVAIGGGTGLSVLLRGLKEYTGNVTAVVTVTDDGGSSGRLRGELGILPPGDIRNCLVALADAEPLMARLFQHRFTQGTLAGHSLGNLVIGALAELLGDFEQAVYESSKVLAVRGRVLPSTLTPVTLVARMADGRVVRGETAIASDAAPIERIWLDPPGVEPPPAAIEAIEAADLIVLGPGSLYTSILPNLLIPGICDAVRRSRAVKVLVVNAMTQPGETTGYTAADHARALIDAVGPGVFHHVLVNVQQPPAALLQRYRQQGQEPVRLDRERLRQMGLQVHTARLLAGDDFVRHDPQRLARALLRVLLAARPRVNPRRRLDFFLLGERLWREEAGSAEPARAARDA, encoded by the coding sequence ATGAAGCTGGCTGACTGGCTCTTGCCCGGCCTGCGCATCAAGCGATGGCTGGTGGTCTTCGCCGCGGGGCTGTATCTGGTGGCCCTGGGCGGGGCCATGGCCGCCGGCGCCGACCTCTGGGCGGCGGCGGCGGGCTGGCTGCGCCGCCCGTGGCTGGCGGTGACGGGCCGGTTCGTCCCCGAGCCCTGGCCGGGGGTGGCGGTGATGGCCTTGGGGGGCTTTCTGGCCCTGGGCGCCACCTACCGGCTCCTGCGGGTGGTGGCCGAGCTCCTCACCCCGGCGGGCGGTTCCAACGGCGGCGCGGTGGACCGCCTCGTCCTGCGGCGGCGGCTGGACCGCGGGCCGCGGGTGGTGGCCATCGGCGGCGGCACCGGCCTCTCCGTGCTGCTGCGCGGGCTCAAGGAGTACACGGGCAACGTCACGGCGGTGGTCACCGTCACCGATGACGGTGGCAGTTCCGGCCGCCTCCGCGGCGAGCTGGGCATCCTGCCCCCCGGCGACATCCGCAACTGCCTGGTCGCCCTGGCCGACGCCGAGCCCCTGATGGCCCGGCTCTTCCAGCACCGCTTCACCCAGGGGACCCTGGCCGGCCACAGCCTGGGCAACCTGGTCATCGGCGCCCTGGCGGAGTTGCTGGGCGACTTCGAGCAGGCGGTGTACGAATCCAGCAAGGTGCTGGCCGTGCGGGGGCGGGTGCTGCCTTCGACCCTCACGCCCGTCACCCTGGTGGCGCGCATGGCCGACGGGCGCGTGGTCCGCGGGGAGACGGCCATCGCCAGCGACGCGGCGCCCATCGAGCGAATCTGGCTGGACCCGCCGGGGGTGGAGCCGCCGCCGGCCGCCATCGAGGCCATCGAGGCGGCGGACCTGATCGTCCTGGGGCCGGGCAGCCTGTACACCAGCATCCTGCCCAACCTGCTGATCCCCGGCATCTGCGACGCCGTGCGCCGCTCCCGGGCCGTCAAGGTCCTGGTGGTCAACGCCATGACCCAGCCCGGCGAGACCACGGGCTATACCGCCGCCGACCACGCTCGGGCCCTGATCGACGCCGTGGGACCCGGCGTGTTCCACCACGTGCTGGTCAACGTCCAGCAACCGCCGGCGGCCCTGCTGCAGCGGTACCGGCAGCAGGGCCAGGAGCCGGTGCGCCTGGACCGCGAGCGGCTGCGGCAGATGGGCTTGCAGGTGCACACGGCGCGGCTGCTGGCGGGGGACGACTTCGTCCGCCACGACCCCCAGCGGCTGGCCCGGGCCCTGTTGCGGGTGCTGCTGGCGGCCCGGCCGCGGGTCAACCCGCGCCGGCGGCTGGACTTCTTCCTGCTGGGCGAGCGCCTGTGGCGGGAGGAGGCGGGGTCGGCGGAACCGGCCCGGGCGGCACGGGACGCGTAA
- the rapZ gene encoding RNase adapter RapZ, translated as MQLVVVTGLSGAGKTQAIHALEDLGFFCVDNLPPALLAPFAALCRQADSPVRRVAVVMDVRGGDWFDQAVEALQDLDRAGVFYRIVFLEASEETLVKRFKETRRRHPLAPQGRLLEGIRAERQRLGALRGRAHVILDTSELSPRQLRERIAQLWGGPETPRLIAHLVSFGFRYGLPADADLVFDVRFLPNPHYVPDLQPLTGTDDRVREYVLRWPSARRLLDKLQDLLDFLLPQYINEGKTQLTVAVGCTGGQHRSVVITEALAAHLRNQGHRVLVEHRDVERSVAERARGKRG; from the coding sequence CTGCAGTTGGTGGTGGTGACGGGTCTGTCCGGCGCGGGCAAGACCCAGGCCATCCATGCCCTCGAAGACCTGGGTTTCTTCTGCGTCGACAACCTGCCGCCCGCCCTGCTGGCGCCCTTCGCGGCGCTGTGCCGGCAGGCCGACAGCCCCGTGCGCCGCGTGGCCGTGGTCATGGACGTGCGCGGCGGCGACTGGTTCGACCAGGCGGTGGAGGCCCTGCAGGACCTGGACCGGGCGGGCGTGTTCTACCGGATCGTGTTCCTGGAGGCGTCGGAGGAGACCCTGGTCAAGCGGTTCAAGGAGACGCGGCGCCGGCACCCCCTGGCGCCCCAGGGTCGGCTGCTGGAGGGCATCCGGGCCGAACGCCAGCGCCTGGGCGCCCTGCGCGGCCGCGCCCACGTGATCCTGGATACCAGCGAGCTGTCACCGCGGCAGCTGCGGGAGCGCATCGCCCAGCTGTGGGGCGGGCCGGAGACGCCGCGGCTCATCGCCCACCTGGTGAGCTTCGGCTTCCGCTACGGGCTGCCGGCGGACGCCGACCTGGTCTTCGACGTGCGCTTTTTGCCCAACCCGCACTACGTGCCGGACCTGCAGCCTTTGACCGGTACCGACGACCGGGTGCGCGAGTACGTCTTGCGGTGGCCCAGCGCGCGGCGGCTGCTGGACAAGCTCCAGGACCTGCTGGACTTCCTGCTGCCGCAGTACATCAACGAGGGGAAGACCCAGTTGACGGTGGCGGTAGGCTGCACCGGCGGCCAGCACCGCTCGGTGGTGATCACCGAAGCCCTGGCGGCGCACCTGCGCAACCAGGGCCACCGGGTGCTGGTGGAACACCGCGACGTGGAGCGGTCCGTGGCGGAGCGGGCGCGGGGGAAGCGAGGATGA
- a CDS encoding 2-hydroxyacid dehydrogenase, translating to MAVAGDRPRVFVTRQVPEGALAPLEGWAHVEVWPEFLPPPREELARRLAEADGVITMITDRIDDDLLAAAPRLRVVSNCAVGYDNVDVAAARRRGVMVTHTPGVLTEATADLAFALILACARRLPQAEADLRAGRWTTWHPLQWLGLELDGATLGIVGLGRIGRAVARRARAFGMRILYYSRRRDPAAEAELGVEYRDLDDLLAEADVVSLHVPLNAETRHLIDGRRLRRMKPGAILVNTARGDVVDEQALVEALRSGHLGAAGLDVYGREPVPPDHPLLQVPNVVALPHIGSATARTRWRMARLAAENCAAVLQGRRPPHPVREML from the coding sequence ATGGCGGTGGCCGGTGATCGCCCGCGGGTCTTCGTCACCCGCCAGGTGCCCGAGGGCGCCCTGGCGCCCCTGGAGGGATGGGCCCACGTGGAGGTGTGGCCCGAGTTCCTGCCCCCGCCCCGGGAGGAACTGGCCCGCCGGCTGGCGGAGGCCGACGGGGTGATCACCATGATCACCGACCGCATCGACGACGACCTGCTCGCCGCGGCCCCGCGCCTGCGGGTGGTCAGCAACTGCGCCGTGGGCTACGACAATGTGGACGTCGCGGCCGCCCGCCGGCGCGGCGTCATGGTCACCCATACGCCCGGCGTCCTGACCGAGGCCACGGCCGACCTGGCCTTCGCCCTCATCCTGGCCTGCGCCCGCCGGCTGCCCCAGGCCGAAGCCGACCTGCGGGCGGGCCGGTGGACCACCTGGCACCCGCTGCAGTGGCTCGGCCTCGAGCTGGACGGTGCCACCCTGGGCATCGTCGGGCTGGGCCGCATCGGGCGGGCCGTCGCCCGCCGTGCCCGTGCCTTCGGCATGCGGATCCTGTACTACAGCCGGCGCCGCGACCCCGCGGCCGAAGCGGAGCTGGGGGTGGAGTACCGGGACCTGGACGACCTGCTGGCCGAGGCGGATGTGGTCAGCCTGCACGTGCCCCTGAACGCGGAGACGCGCCATCTCATCGATGGCCGGCGGCTGAGGCGGATGAAACCCGGCGCCATCCTGGTCAACACCGCCCGCGGCGACGTGGTGGACGAACAGGCCCTGGTGGAGGCGTTGCGCAGCGGGCACCTGGGCGCGGCGGGCCTGGACGTGTACGGCCGGGAGCCGGTTCCTCCCGATCACCCGCTGCTGCAGGTGCCGAACGTGGTCGCCCTGCCCCACATCGGCAGCGCCACGGCCCGCACCCGCTGGCGCATGGCGCGCCTGGCGGCCGAGAACTGCGCCGCGGTGCTGCAGGGGCGGCGCCCGCCGCACCCGGTGCGGGAGATGCTATGA
- the whiA gene encoding DNA-binding protein WhiA, translating to MPLIRDTFSGQVKDELARLWPADAGALAWELAGLCLGCGSPRPGGGWRWRTESAATARLLVRLVRARYGVVPRLVVDRRGRLGRGNVYELWLDALPDSLDEPGPAAGAAGESLAAGGSGGLGSTPATGPGGAGPGEDRRPSAHGETAHDEAGRGGRPPRAADRDAAAAGRNAARAGSSYHVLPGLPDPAAGQRPLRRRDREAFLRGLFLGSGSVTGPGHGYHAELVLPETAAAARVARELRRWGLRPGRARRRGRIGVYLKEADQIAEFLGRLGAHQAVLALENHRVVKGVRNRVNRLVNAETANLRKAVDAGLRQVEAIRRLVEAVGWDGLPPSLREVARMRLEHPSASLRDLGQMLDPPLSKSAVGHRIRRLQALAARHGER from the coding sequence ATGCCTTTGATACGGGACACCTTCTCCGGCCAGGTGAAGGACGAGCTGGCGCGGCTGTGGCCGGCCGATGCCGGGGCGCTGGCCTGGGAGCTGGCGGGACTGTGCCTGGGCTGCGGCAGCCCGCGCCCCGGCGGCGGCTGGCGCTGGCGGACGGAAAGCGCCGCCACGGCGCGGTTGCTGGTGCGGCTGGTGCGGGCGCGGTATGGCGTGGTGCCCCGGCTGGTGGTCGACCGGCGGGGGCGGCTGGGTCGCGGCAACGTGTACGAGCTGTGGCTGGACGCCCTGCCGGACTCTCTGGATGAACCCGGCCCGGCGGCCGGCGCCGCGGGCGAATCCCTGGCGGCGGGCGGGAGCGGGGGCCTGGGGTCCACCCCCGCTACCGGACCGGGAGGCGCGGGGCCAGGCGAAGACCGGCGGCCTTCTGCGCACGGGGAAACCGCGCACGACGAGGCGGGACGGGGTGGGAGACCGCCGCGGGCCGCGGACCGGGATGCCGCCGCCGCGGGCCGGAATGCTGCCCGAGCGGGCTCCTCCTACCACGTCCTGCCCGGCCTGCCGGACCCGGCGGCGGGCCAGCGCCCCTTGCGCCGCCGGGACCGGGAGGCCTTCCTGCGCGGCCTGTTCCTCGGTTCGGGCAGCGTCACCGGGCCGGGCCACGGCTACCACGCGGAGCTGGTGCTGCCCGAGACGGCCGCCGCCGCCCGGGTGGCCCGCGAACTGCGCCGCTGGGGCTTGCGGCCGGGCAGGGCGCGCCGGCGGGGCCGTATCGGCGTCTACCTCAAGGAGGCGGACCAGATCGCCGAGTTCCTCGGGCGGCTGGGCGCCCACCAGGCGGTGCTGGCCCTGGAGAACCACCGGGTGGTCAAGGGCGTGCGCAACCGGGTCAACCGCCTGGTCAATGCCGAGACGGCCAACCTGCGCAAGGCGGTGGACGCCGGCCTGCGCCAGGTGGAGGCCATCCGGCGCCTGGTGGAGGCTGTGGGCTGGGACGGCCTTCCTCCGTCCCTGCGGGAGGTGGCCCGGATGCGGCTGGAACACCCGTCGGCCAGCCTGCGGGACCTGGGCCAGATGCTGGATCCGCCCCTGAGCAAGTCCGCCGTGGGGCACCGCATCCGGCGCCTGCAGGCGCTGGCGGCCCGGCACGGGGAAAGGTAA
- the cdaA gene encoding diadenylate cyclase CdaA: MPLPAFLFTMTWVDWLISLVDIALVAYLFYRFFLLIRGTRAVPILSGILVLVVFTSVSGWLRLDTIHWLLRQAQLALIVALPIVFQPELRRALEQLGRGRFFARPLFALPQQDVARMIDEVVRAVEQLSRNKVGAIIVIERETGLNEIIETGIIIDGIVSAPFLVNVFIPNTPLHDGAVIIRGNRVMAAGTFLPLTEEAGPGPELGSRHRAALGISEHSDAVAVVVSEETGRVSLAQGGKLIRNLDDTTLKELLMSLLAAEETPALLPWMRGSS, from the coding sequence GTGCCGCTACCCGCGTTCCTCTTCACCATGACCTGGGTCGACTGGCTGATCTCCCTGGTGGACATCGCCCTGGTCGCCTACCTGTTCTACCGGTTCTTCCTGCTGATCCGCGGCACGCGGGCCGTCCCCATCCTGAGCGGCATCCTGGTGCTCGTCGTCTTCACCAGCGTCAGTGGGTGGCTGCGGCTCGACACCATCCACTGGCTGCTGCGCCAGGCCCAGCTGGCCCTGATCGTGGCGCTGCCCATCGTGTTCCAGCCCGAGCTGCGCCGCGCCCTGGAGCAGCTGGGCCGCGGCCGCTTCTTCGCCCGCCCGCTCTTCGCGCTGCCCCAGCAGGACGTGGCCCGCATGATCGACGAGGTGGTGCGGGCCGTCGAGCAGCTCTCCCGCAACAAGGTCGGCGCCATCATCGTCATCGAGCGGGAGACCGGGCTCAACGAGATCATCGAGACCGGCATCATCATCGACGGCATCGTCTCGGCGCCCTTCCTGGTCAACGTGTTCATCCCCAACACGCCCCTGCACGACGGGGCGGTGATCATCCGGGGCAACCGGGTCATGGCCGCCGGCACCTTCCTGCCCCTGACCGAGGAGGCGGGGCCCGGTCCCGAGCTGGGCAGCCGCCACCGGGCCGCCCTGGGCATCAGCGAGCATTCCGACGCGGTGGCCGTGGTGGTGTCGGAGGAGACGGGCCGCGTCTCCCTGGCCCAGGGTGGCAAGCTGATCCGCAACCTGGACGACACCACTTTGAAGGAGCTCTTGATGTCCCTGCTGGCGGCGGAGGAAACCCCGGCGCTGCTGCCGTGGATGCGGGGGTCGTCGTGA
- a CDS encoding type II toxin-antitoxin system death-on-curing family toxin — protein MNLTPAQILYLHELALEFGGGTPGILDPGRIEAAIARALQTAAGQPAYPSPFQRAAACAHSLARSHPFADANKRTAFLVLGLWLAAEGYLLDPPPHEAVQAMERVATGRWNEHELAHWAERWARRRPS, from the coding sequence ATGAATCTCACACCGGCCCAGATCCTCTACCTGCACGAGCTGGCCCTTGAATTCGGTGGCGGTACCCCCGGAATCCTCGACCCGGGCCGCATCGAAGCAGCCATTGCGAGGGCCCTGCAGACCGCGGCCGGCCAGCCCGCTTACCCGTCCCCTTTCCAGCGTGCAGCCGCGTGCGCCCATTCCCTGGCTCGTAGCCATCCCTTCGCCGACGCGAACAAGCGCACGGCGTTCCTCGTTCTCGGCCTGTGGCTCGCCGCCGAGGGTTACCTCCTCGACCCTCCGCCCCACGAAGCGGTGCAGGCGATGGAGCGAGTGGCCACCGGCCGGTGGAACGAACATGAACTCGCCCACTGGGCTGAACGGTGGGCGCGCAGGCGGCCATCATAG
- a CDS encoding AbrB/MazE/SpoVT family DNA-binding domain-containing protein, with the protein MSVRRILRIGRSLGVTLPAQEVRELGLEEGTPVEVQVDRVHQRVIIRPLGPAGTVDPAFIEEARRFAERHRSTLEELARR; encoded by the coding sequence GTGTCCGTACGGCGCATCCTCCGGATTGGCCGCAGCCTGGGCGTCACCTTGCCGGCCCAGGAGGTACGCGAGCTGGGGCTGGAGGAAGGCACTCCGGTAGAGGTGCAGGTCGATCGGGTACATCAACGGGTGATCATCCGCCCCCTGGGACCGGCGGGAACCGTGGATCCGGCGTTCATCGAGGAAGCCCGGCGTTTTGCCGAGCGCCACCGGAGTACCCTTGAGGAACTCGCCCGGCGATGA
- a CDS encoding phosphoglucosamine mutase: protein MARLFGTDGVRGVANTELTAELALALGRAAARVLAGRWGDPPRVVVGRDTRASGEMLEAALAAGLMSAGATVIPLGVMTTPGVSYLTGALHATGGAVISASHNPPEYNGIKFFDPQGRKLPDELEEAVEELVLDGRGEGSPAAGGGPGAASGSGTGDGAAVAAGRGGGAPAGAAGFVPPVGGGVGRWQAVPDAGERYLEHLRRVAGPGLEGLRVVLDCAHGAATPWAPAAWRAVGARVTVIHDAPDGTNINVGCGSTAPQSLAEAVRREGADLGLAFDGDADRVIAVDEQGRVVDGDAILAVLALDMARRGDLPGGTVVATVMSNLGLERALKAAGLRLVRTRVGDRHVCEAMEEGGYVLGGEQSGHIILRRHAVTGDGILTGLALASVMVRTGQPLSRLAAVVQPVPQVLINVPVARRDGWEEEPGIQAAIAAARQRLGEGGRILVRPSGTEPLIRVMVEGDDEALVRELAESVAGAIRRALGRGTD from the coding sequence ATGGCACGGCTCTTTGGAACCGACGGCGTACGGGGTGTGGCGAACACGGAGCTGACGGCGGAGCTGGCCCTGGCCCTGGGCCGGGCGGCGGCCCGCGTCCTGGCCGGCCGGTGGGGCGACCCGCCGCGGGTGGTGGTGGGCCGGGACACCCGGGCCTCGGGCGAGATGCTGGAGGCGGCTCTGGCGGCCGGCCTGATGTCCGCCGGCGCCACCGTGATCCCCCTGGGGGTGATGACCACCCCGGGTGTCTCCTACCTGACGGGGGCCCTGCACGCCACGGGCGGCGCGGTGATCAGCGCCAGCCACAACCCGCCGGAGTACAACGGCATCAAGTTCTTCGATCCCCAGGGGCGCAAGCTGCCCGACGAGTTGGAAGAGGCCGTGGAGGAACTGGTGCTGGACGGCCGCGGCGAGGGGAGCCCGGCCGCCGGGGGCGGTCCGGGAGCGGCGTCCGGGAGCGGTACGGGGGATGGGGCGGCCGTGGCTGCAGGGCGGGGCGGCGGCGCGCCCGCCGGTGCGGCCGGGTTCGTCCCGCCCGTAGGCGGCGGCGTGGGGCGGTGGCAGGCGGTCCCGGACGCGGGCGAGCGCTACCTCGAGCACCTGCGCCGGGTGGCGGGGCCGGGCCTTGAAGGCCTGCGGGTGGTGCTGGACTGCGCCCACGGCGCAGCCACGCCCTGGGCGCCGGCGGCGTGGCGGGCGGTGGGCGCGCGGGTGACGGTGATCCACGACGCCCCCGACGGCACCAACATCAACGTGGGGTGCGGGTCGACGGCGCCCCAGTCCCTGGCGGAGGCGGTGCGCCGCGAGGGGGCGGACCTGGGCCTGGCCTTCGACGGCGACGCGGACCGGGTGATCGCCGTGGACGAGCAGGGCCGGGTGGTGGACGGCGACGCCATCCTGGCGGTGCTGGCGCTGGACATGGCGCGCCGGGGCGACCTGCCCGGCGGTACCGTGGTGGCCACGGTGATGAGCAACCTGGGGCTCGAGCGGGCGCTCAAGGCCGCGGGTCTGCGCCTGGTGCGGACGCGGGTGGGAGACCGGCACGTCTGCGAGGCCATGGAGGAGGGCGGCTACGTCCTGGGCGGCGAGCAGTCGGGTCACATCATCCTGCGCCGCCATGCGGTGACGGGGGACGGCATCCTGACGGGGCTGGCGTTGGCGTCGGTCATGGTTCGCACGGGGCAGCCTTTGTCGCGCCTGGCGGCGGTGGTGCAGCCCGTTCCCCAGGTCCTGATCAACGTGCCGGTGGCCCGGCGGGACGGCTGGGAGGAGGAACCCGGCATCCAGGCGGCCATCGCCGCGGCCCGGCAACGGCTGGGGGAGGGCGGCCGGATCCTGGTGCGGCCGTCGGGCACCGAGCCCTTGATCCGCGTCATGGTGGAAGGGGACGATGAGGCGCTGGTGCGGGAGCTGGCCGAGTCGGTGGCCGGCGCCATCCGGCGTGCGCTGGGACGGGGAACCGATTGA
- a CDS encoding CdaR family protein, translating to MERLFENENRLKILSVILAIILWFGVMSSQNPDQARTVYDVEVVPEGLDPGLAVLSLEPHAVDVTFGGPPEFLQDLAPRDARVTVDVSGVGPGETRRPVTVIPARGRLRVVRVSPQYVTVRLEPRMEKTVPVELQLNGEPSPDYMIENPTVSVEQVTVSGARSLVEQVARVVASVAVSGIQSTIAHSVTLVPVDASGRPVEAAYPQALVLEPPTAQVTVPVVFMPRKTVPVQARLEGAPAQGFEIGNIAIEPAEVTVRAREERILQELDFLQTEPVDISGLDRTVTREVALAPPEGVVVVGGPPAVRVTIEIRPVKEAPGAGGGAGTGTGTGAAGDGQAAGGGAGSGGS from the coding sequence ATGGAGCGGCTGTTCGAAAATGAGAACCGGCTCAAGATCCTGTCGGTCATCCTGGCGATCATCCTGTGGTTCGGGGTGATGAGCAGCCAGAACCCCGACCAGGCCCGCACCGTCTACGACGTCGAGGTGGTGCCCGAGGGCTTGGATCCCGGGCTGGCGGTTCTCTCCCTCGAACCTCACGCCGTGGACGTGACCTTCGGCGGCCCACCGGAGTTCCTGCAGGACCTGGCGCCGCGGGACGCCCGGGTGACGGTGGACGTGAGCGGCGTGGGTCCCGGGGAGACCCGGCGTCCCGTCACCGTGATCCCCGCCCGCGGCCGGTTGCGCGTGGTGCGGGTGAGCCCTCAGTATGTCACCGTGCGCCTCGAACCGCGCATGGAGAAGACGGTGCCCGTGGAGCTGCAGCTCAACGGCGAGCCGTCGCCGGATTATATGATCGAAAACCCCACCGTCTCCGTGGAGCAGGTGACCGTCAGCGGCGCCCGCAGCCTGGTGGAGCAGGTGGCACGGGTGGTGGCGTCGGTGGCCGTCAGCGGCATCCAGAGCACCATCGCGCACTCGGTCACCCTGGTGCCGGTCGACGCCTCGGGCCGGCCCGTTGAGGCCGCCTACCCGCAGGCGCTGGTCCTCGAACCGCCCACGGCGCAGGTGACGGTGCCGGTGGTCTTCATGCCGCGGAAGACGGTGCCCGTCCAGGCGCGGCTGGAGGGGGCGCCCGCCCAGGGGTTCGAGATCGGAAACATCGCCATCGAACCTGCCGAGGTGACGGTGCGGGCGCGGGAGGAGAGGATCCTCCAGGAACTGGATTTCCTGCAGACGGAACCGGTGGACATCAGCGGCCTCGACCGCACGGTCACCCGGGAGGTGGCGCTGGCGCCGCCCGAGGGCGTGGTGGTGGTCGGCGGGCCACCCGCGGTGCGGGTGACCATCGAGATCCGGCCGGTCAAGGAGGCACCCGGGGCCGGCGGGGGTGCCGGTACGGGGACGGGGACCGGGGCCGCGGGAGACGGGCAGGCCGCGGGCGGCGGCGCCGGCAGCGGCGGCTCGTAG
- a CDS encoding redox-sensing transcriptional repressor Rex, translated as MPGTAGDPGEAGPAARPAADDPGAAGGGPHGDAGETPARASGPGAAGTPGGDAGSPAGPPEPARVPDVAIRRLPVYLRALEELRAEDHEIVSSADLAARTGYSSEQIRKDLAYFGAFGTRGVGYRIDVLVDRLRHILGLDREVPIALVGAGHLGTALARYNRTRHRDVRIVAIFDSDPRRIGDEIEGLAIQPADAMEATIRQAGIKLAVIAVPAAAAQQVARRLVAAGVEAILNFAPVTLQVPPGVVVQNIDLTLELQSLAYYIRPEPATG; from the coding sequence ATGCCCGGGACGGCCGGGGATCCGGGCGAGGCCGGGCCTGCGGCCCGGCCGGCGGCGGACGACCCGGGCGCGGCCGGCGGCGGGCCCCACGGCGACGCCGGTGAAACTCCGGCCCGGGCGAGCGGACCCGGCGCAGCCGGGACCCCCGGCGGGGACGCGGGAAGCCCGGCGGGCCCGCCCGAGCCGGCCCGCGTGCCCGACGTGGCCATCCGCCGGCTGCCCGTCTACCTGCGGGCGCTGGAAGAGCTGCGCGCCGAGGACCACGAGATCGTCTCCTCCGCCGACCTGGCGGCCCGCACGGGCTACTCTTCCGAGCAGATCCGCAAGGACTTGGCCTACTTCGGCGCCTTCGGCACCCGGGGCGTGGGCTACCGAATCGATGTCCTGGTGGACCGGCTGCGGCATATCCTGGGCTTGGACCGGGAGGTGCCCATCGCCCTGGTGGGGGCCGGTCACCTGGGCACGGCCCTGGCCCGGTACAACCGCACGCGCCATCGGGACGTGCGCATCGTGGCCATCTTCGACAGCGACCCGCGCCGCATCGGCGACGAGATCGAGGGGCTGGCGATCCAGCCGGCCGACGCTATGGAGGCGACGATCCGCCAGGCGGGCATCAAGCTGGCCGTCATCGCGGTGCCCGCGGCGGCCGCCCAGCAGGTGGCGCGGCGGCTGGTGGCGGCCGGCGTCGAGGCGATCCTCAACTTCGCCCCGGTCACCCTCCAGGTGCCGCCGGGCGTGGTGGTGCAGAACATCGACCTGACGTTGGAGCTGCAGAGCCTGGCGTATTACATCCGGCCGGAGCCGGCCACCGGCTGA
- a CDS encoding polyprenyl synthetase family protein gives MTVSAGAVFEPIRDDLAGVEVAIRRALDGPDPHIVELATYLQRGGGKRLRPALLLLTARNFHYDRERLLPVAAAVELIHMATLVHDDIVDGATSRRGLPTVNVRWGTGTAVLTGDFLFARAFSLLAADGDNRVVRVMAEAVYEMSTGEIEQQAQLFDPAAGEEGYYRRIYKKTAHFISHCCLMGGLMGGAPERQVEALRRYGYGIGMGFQVIDDILDLTGNPEQLGKPRGTDLRSGVLTLPVLFALAKDPQPWLLERLAARQVDDATVERVTEWVEAVGGIAYARRRAEQFISDALEALDELAEAPMAPHLRALARFILERNN, from the coding sequence GTGACCGTCTCGGCGGGGGCGGTCTTCGAACCCATCCGCGACGACCTGGCCGGGGTCGAGGTGGCGATCCGGCGGGCACTGGATGGTCCTGATCCCCACATCGTCGAGCTGGCCACCTACCTGCAGCGCGGCGGCGGCAAGCGGCTGCGGCCCGCTCTCCTGCTCCTGACGGCCCGCAACTTCCATTACGACCGGGAGCGGCTCCTGCCGGTGGCGGCGGCCGTCGAGCTCATCCACATGGCCACCCTGGTCCACGACGACATCGTGGACGGGGCCACGTCCCGCCGGGGCCTGCCCACGGTCAACGTGCGCTGGGGCACGGGGACGGCGGTGCTGACGGGCGACTTCCTGTTCGCCCGCGCCTTCTCGCTGCTGGCGGCCGACGGCGACAACCGCGTGGTCCGGGTCATGGCCGAAGCGGTGTACGAGATGTCCACCGGCGAGATCGAGCAGCAGGCCCAGCTCTTCGACCCGGCCGCGGGGGAAGAGGGCTACTACCGCCGGATCTACAAGAAGACCGCCCACTTCATCAGCCACTGCTGCCTGATGGGCGGCCTGATGGGCGGCGCCCCGGAGCGGCAGGTCGAAGCCCTGCGGCGCTACGGCTACGGCATCGGCATGGGCTTCCAGGTCATCGACGACATCCTCGACCTGACGGGCAACCCGGAGCAGCTGGGCAAGCCGCGGGGAACGGACCTGCGCAGCGGCGTGCTCACCCTGCCCGTGCTCTTCGCGCTGGCCAAGGACCCGCAGCCATGGCTGCTGGAGCGGCTGGCTGCCCGCCAGGTGGACGATGCCACGGTGGAGCGGGTCACCGAGTGGGTCGAGGCCGTGGGCGGCATCGCCTACGCCCGGCGGCGGGCGGAGCAGTTCATCAGCGACGCCCTGGAGGCGCTGGACGAGCTGGCGGAGGCGCCCATGGCACCGCACCTGCGGGCCCTGGCCCGGTTCATCCTGGAGCGGAACAACTGA